DNA from Brassica napus cultivar Da-Ae chromosome C4, Da-Ae, whole genome shotgun sequence:
aaaaaaaaatgaaaaaagtaagCAGTAGCGCTTGAACAAGCATAGTACACGTCGGTTATTCCCACTGTTCGCAGACTCCACTGACACGTGGTGGCCTGCGATTTGTtggttcatttttaatttttttttaactgcatgtatatatatactcttgTACATTGTTCAGTGTCAAACATTTTTAAATGGACGGAAAATAACTGAAGTGATGGTAAAAGACTAAAAGTCAACCAATTTTCTACCAGTCCACCTTATTTTCAAcagatattatatttttttttttgtaagctaacagatattatatatgtttcCCTAAAAATCCTAAAGGATTACTAAAACTTATTAACCATGTGTAACTCATAAATCATAGGTTTGTAACAATGACTTCACCATTCTAATATTTAACTACTAATTCAGTAATTATTATTCGGCACTGGATTTCAGTAACTACCTCACTTGTTGCATTAATCCaaaaacaatgaagaagaaCACTTCTTTTAAAATCGATACACAAACATGTTGATTTCAATAGCGTATATCAAACGTAGAACAACTTAAGTTGATAGAAACAAAAAGACTTATTAAATCAAACTACACAATGGGGACCGTTCTACTATCACTTGTTGTGTTCTCATTGTCTTCATTCTCACCGGACATTTCCTCGAGCGACTTCCCTTTAGATTCAGGTACCAAGAAAGTGAAGAGGATGCCCAAGAAGTTAACCACACCTAACACGAGAAGCGAGTTTCTGACTCCAATACCTGGAGGGTATCCTGCGTCTGTCTTGTTCTTGTCAGGGCTTTGAGCCAAGTACAAGAACCCAAACGCACCAACCATCGCACCTAGTTTACCTGATGCAGCAGAGATACCATGGCAGGTGGATCTGAACCTGGCTGGGAAGATCTCCGCTGGTACAACAAAGGTTGTAGCATTGGGTCCAAAGTTAGCGAAAAAGAACGTCAAAGAGTACATGATAACGAATCCAATTCGGTTCTCCTTGTGAGTCCAGTGGTTGTATGGAATAGCCAAAGCAAACATAAACACCGTCATGAAGAAGAATCCTATCATCTGAATCGCAAACCTTCCAATGACGTCTATAAAAGCAACTGTGAACCAGTAACCAGGTACCGTGCTACACAAGGCAATGAGAGTCTGCGCGCGTGCGATCTTGAAAAGCTCTTGAATCGCGTTCATAGTTTGAGCCGGAGGTATCCACCCTATTGCGCTGAAAATATCCTTTTGGAAAAGGTTTTGACTGTAGAAAGCGATGTCGAGAAGGAACCATGTTGATGTAGTACCTAGCAAATGAAGCCCATGGCGTTTCATGAATTCCTTGGAAAACAAGGAAAAGGCTTTGGACTTATTATTTGAGATCTCTTCCACTTTCTCCTGTTCTGCCTCTATCTCCACTTGCAGAACCCTAGACATGTCTGAAGCAGCCAGCTTTGCGTCCTTAGCAACCAAAGCTGTGTATCTTGCGGTTTCAGGCATCTTGGACCTTGAGTAATACGTCATGGCCGCAGGGATAGCACCAACCATCAAGATTATACGCCATACTAAATCTGCTTGAGGAATCGTGGATCTCAAGGCATCTTCCGCATAGGCCGGGGCAGGGAACTTAGCTTCAAAAGCAGAGGAGATAATTATAGCAAAGATGCCACCAGCCATGATACCAAACCCTTGCATAGCGAAAACGGCAGAAACAAACGCTCCACGAGTTTTTTTGTTAGCGTATTCAGACATGATTGTTGCGGACAAAGGATAGTCACCACCAATCCCAAACCCTAGCCAAAACCTAAAGAAACATAGCGTGGCCATCACGGTTTTTGGCTCGTGTCCGAAAGAGAGACCAGAGGCGACAGAGCAAAGGACCATGACCATCAACGTCATTCCATAAACTTTCTTCCTCCCGAGCTTATCTCCAAGCCACCCGAAAAAGAGTTGACCGGCTAGGGTTCCACAGAAGGCAACACCGTTGACGGCAGCAGCAACGTTGGGAGGGAGAGTCCCGGGCTTTGCGGAGCCTGGGACGTGGTAGTAAATGCGGCCAAGGAGCTTGGTGACAAGAGAGATGCAGAAGAGATCGTAAGCGTCGGTGAAGAATCCCATTCCGGCGATTATGATGGCTGTAAAATGGTACCATTGCGTCTTCGCTACATCGAGTGCATTCAACACTTTTAACTGATCCCCAGCCATTCTTGTTCACCTCTGTAATTTCATCAAGAACTCAGTATTAGCAACTTTGAGTAACAATGAATCATATAAGAACCACTGCTCGTAGATTTTCAAATAATAGTAAAAACTATCTCTTGGAACTAAGAAAGAGTTCGTTACAAACATTA
Protein-coding regions in this window:
- the LOC111197943 gene encoding inorganic phosphate transporter 1-4-like encodes the protein MAGDQLKVLNALDVAKTQWYHFTAIIIAGMGFFTDAYDLFCISLVTKLLGRIYYHVPGSAKPGTLPPNVAAAVNGVAFCGTLAGQLFFGWLGDKLGRKKVYGMTLMVMVLCSVASGLSFGHEPKTVMATLCFFRFWLGFGIGGDYPLSATIMSEYANKKTRGAFVSAVFAMQGFGIMAGGIFAIIISSAFEAKFPAPAYAEDALRSTIPQADLVWRIILMVGAIPAAMTYYSRSKMPETARYTALVAKDAKLAASDMSRVLQVEIEAEQEKVEEISNNKSKAFSLFSKEFMKRHGLHLLGTTSTWFLLDIAFYSQNLFQKDIFSAIGWIPPAQTMNAIQELFKIARAQTLIALCSTVPGYWFTVAFIDVIGRFAIQMIGFFFMTVFMFALAIPYNHWTHKENRIGFVIMYSLTFFFANFGPNATTFVVPAEIFPARFRSTCHGISAASGKLGAMVGAFGFLYLAQSPDKNKTDAGYPPGIGVRNSLLVLGVVNFLGILFTFLVPESKGKSLEEMSGENEDNENTTSDSRTVPIV